The genome window GCTGACAGAAATCATCGACGTGACTAAGATAAGGCTTCTAGACTAAACATAGGGTGGTAGAGGCATGAAAATTTTTTGGTACTTCCAGCCTATCTGTTCCGCCCGTTTTTTTATCCCGAACTCACGTTGAATAATGCAGGCTAGCGCTATATCTAGGAATATTAACCATCCGCACCCTCATCAAATCATGGCACTTGAAGAATCCTGGGGCTACGATCGCCGCATTCTCCACTACATCCAAAATGCTGCCGCCCATGGCTTGTATGAAATTCGGGGTCTGGGTGCCAAGCGTCGGCTCCCCCACTTTGATGATTTGGTGTTTCTCGGTGCCTCCCTCTCCCGTTATCCCCTAGAGGGCTATCGGGAGAAATGTACTACCAAAACCATTCTGGGGAGCCGTTATGCCAAAAAGCCGATCCAGCTAGAGATTCCGATTACCATCGCTGGCATGAGCTTTGGTTCCCTGTCCACCAACGTTAAAGAAGCCCTCGGTCGAGCGGCGACGGCCATGGGTACCTCAACCACCACAGGGGATGGGGGCATGACCTCGGAAGAGCGGCTGTCCTCCAAAACCTTAATTTATCAATGCTTACCCTCCCGCTACGGCTTTAATCCCGATGATGTTCGCAGGGCAGATGCAATCGAAATTGTCATTGGCCAAGGGGCAAAGCCAGGGGGTGGGGGAATGCTGCTGGGACAAAAGATGAACGCCCGAGTAGCAGAGATGCGTACCCTCCCCGAAGGCATTGATCAACGTTCGGCCTGCCGTCATCCCGACTGGACTGGACCCGATGACCTCGTGATCAAAATTCAGGAACTGCGGGAATTAACCGATTGGGAAAAGCCAATCTATGTCAAGTTGGGTGCCTCT of Neosynechococcus sphagnicola sy1 contains these proteins:
- a CDS encoding FMN-binding glutamate synthase family protein translates to MALEESWGYDRRILHYIQNAAAHGLYEIRGLGAKRRLPHFDDLVFLGASLSRYPLEGYREKCTTKTILGSRYAKKPIQLEIPITIAGMSFGSLSTNVKEALGRAATAMGTSTTTGDGGMTSEERLSSKTLIYQCLPSRYGFNPDDVRRADAIEIVIGQGAKPGGGGMLLGQKMNARVAEMRTLPEGIDQRSACRHPDWTGPDDLVIKIQELRELTDWEKPIYVKLGASRPFNDVKLAVQAGADVIVVDGMQGGTAATQMVFIEHVGIPTLAAVRQAVDALEDLNMKGQVQLIVSGGIRTGADVAKAIALGADAVSIGQGVLMALGCNSETYVQNGAHYPAVEGYAAIGAAPGYCHHCHTGLCPVGITTQDEELAKRLEPEVGAKRVKNYLQTLNMELTTIARACGKQNIHHLEREDLVALTVEAAAMARLPLAGTDWTPGWP